The Miscanthus floridulus cultivar M001 chromosome 17, ASM1932011v1, whole genome shotgun sequence genome has a window encoding:
- the LOC136515628 gene encoding uncharacterized protein, with protein MAGRGDGAAVLVEEFQELHTQMNDLMQQLQTLQLNMPHREPPPNEDDDNEDNEAPRRAAGHGHGHGRGGFGHGFGCARRILVGGRDYDGDDDMLSDMDDHRHGGGHHGYRDRHRHRNDDGLRNMKVSIPPFNGQENADAYFEWETKVEQIFDLYEYSAEKKAKLAAIEFKGYAITWWNQVRTEYQRVGHVRITWEDMKREMRCRFVPAYYSRDLHLKLKRLVQGTRTVDEYFQELEMCVLRTGITEDEESTMARFLVGLNKPIADKVDMTTYTCLTELVHFAKRAERQIATSYKYNASWRHSQQQGDVTPQFQQQGAATPKSSSRGANRYLPTSSKQLDVKGKAVSSSQPTSSTAATQRKTSKIECFKCGGHGHKQAECPNRRTIIALADGSYDSQSEEEDEFNNVFADLNLNTCEYSAEDGTFELGLNCLAIQPIPTFAHNDLLQDVVSPSFDEITSDDFDELLADFPDLMCSIMNTPSPSLVVRRVLSTQFVAAEQGQRHNLFQSRCKVKGQVCRFIIDGGSCNNIVSALLIEKLGLQPRRHPHPYHMQWLNNSGTVKVSAMIRLSFSIGDYHGEVDCDIVPMQACHLLLGRPWQFDVDSVHFRWSNKHTFIHNDKKVVLIPLSPEEIHASDMARKKREESDKRKLSEIPNTSKGESSNPSSHIKTHANPKQPRHTECLFVSKSDMREVRNTTAPFFVLLHKEVLLSTNDLPSSLPSVVLDLLQDFEDVFPDEIPAGLPPLRGIEHQIDLVPGASLPNRPAYRTNPTETKEIQRQVKELLDKGYVRESLSPCAVPVLLVPKKDGSWRMCVDCRAINAITVRYRHPIPRLDDMLDELSGSIIFTKIDLRSGYHQIRMKLGDEWKTAFKTKIGLYEWLVMPFGLTNAPSTFMRLMNHVLRAFIGKFVVVYFDDILIYSKSFDEHLDHIRQVLAVLREEKLYGNIAKCTFCTDRVVFLGFVVSADGFYRRFVKDFSTIAAPLNNLTKKDVPFKWGDEQDQAFNELKTKLCEAPLLQLPDFGKTFEIECDASGIGIGGVLLQEGKPVAYFSEKLNGPHLNYSVYDKELYALVRVLEVWQHYLLPKEFVIHSDHEALKYLKSQGKLNRRHAKWIEFIETFPYVVKHKRGKDNIVADALSRRCGLVTQLDTKVLGLESIKTLYAADSDFKEPFSHCIAGKGWDKYYVHDGFLFRTNKLCIPACSIRPFLLQEAHAGGLAGHFGIKKTLDMLSDHFFWPHMRRDVQRHVARCIICLKAKSRLNPHGLYTPLPVSNVPWEDISMDFILGLPRSQRGRDSIFVVVDRFSKMAHFIPCHKNDDASHVADLFFREIVHLHGVPRTIVSDRDTKFLSYFWKTLWAKLGTKLLFSTTCHPQTDEQVNLDAVKRSDFLKKLHDETRRNIEKQSAQYAKQANKGKKKVTFQPGDLVHKINDNAYKIELPPEYSNKLDD; from the exons ATGGCAGGACGTGGAGATGGTGCCGCTGTTTTGGTGGAGGAATTCCAGGAGCTGCATACACAAATGAATGATTTGATGCAACAACTACAAACTCTCCAATTGAACATGCCTCATAGAGAACCACCACCAAatgaggatgatgacaatgaggataACGAGGCACCACGTCGTGCCGCTggtcatggacatggacatggacgtgGTGGGTTTGGCCATGGTTTTGGTTGTGCTCGGCGCATTCTAGTTGGAGGAAGAgattatgatggtgatgatgatatgtTGTCCGACATGGATGATCATCGACATGGTGGTGGCCATCATGGTTATCGTGACCGCCATCGTCATCGTAATGATGATGGTTTAAGAAACATGAAAGTGTCTATTCCCCCTTTCAACGGACAGGAGAATGCTGATGCTTATTTTGAATGGGAGACCAAGGTGGAACAAATATTTGATTTGTATGAATACTCTGCTGAAAAGAAGGCAAAGCTTGCAGCCATTGAGTTTAAAGGCTATGCCATAACTTGGTGGAATCAGGTCCGTACTGAATATCAGAGAGTTGGGCATGTTCGTATAACTTGGGAAGACATGAAGAGAGAAATGCGATGTCGTTTTGTTCCAGCATATTACTCTCGTGATCTACATTTGAAGCTGAAACGTCTTGTGCAAGGTACTCGTACTGTTGATGAATATTTTCAAGAATTGGAAATGTGTGTACTTCGTACAGGGATAACTGAAGATGAGGAATCCACAATGGCTCGGTTTCTAGTTGGCCTCAATAAACCCATTGCTGATAAAGTGGATATGACAACCTACACATGTCTCACCGAGTTGGTTCATTTTGCAAAGAGGGCTGAAAGGCAAATTGCTACGTCTTACAAATACAATGCTTCATGGCGTCATTCCCAACAGCAAGGGGATGTCACGCCTCAATTCCAACAGCAAGGAGCTGCAACGCCCAAATCCTCATCTCGTGGAGCAAATAGatatcttccaacttcttccaaacaATTGGATGTGAAAGGTAAAGCTGTGAGTTCAAGTCAGCCCACTTCTTCTACTGCAGCCACCCAACGCAAGACAAGCAAGATTGAGTGTTttaagtgtggtggtcatgggCATAAGCAAGCTGAATGTCCCAATCGTCGTACTATTATTGCACTTGCTGATGGTTCTTATGATTCCCAAAGTGAAGAGGAGGACGAGTTTAACAATGTATTTGCAGATCTTAATCTTAACACTTGTGAGTATTCAGCAGAGGATGGTACATTTGAGCTAGGtctaaattgtttagccattcaacCTATTCCAACTTTTGCTCACAATGACCTATTACAAGATGTTGTTTCTCCATCTTTCGACGAGATTACTAGTGATGATTTTGATGAGTTGCTTGCTGATTTTCCTGATTTGATGTGTTCTATAATGAACACACCATCTCCTTCTTTGGTGGTGAGGCGAGTTCTTTCCACTCAATTTGTTGCTGCTGAACAaggacaacgccataatttgtttcaatccAGATGCAAAGTGAAAGGACAAGTGTGCCGTTTCATCATAGATGGTGGGAGCTGCAATAATATTGTTAGTGCTTTGCTTATTGAGAAGCTTGGCTTGCAGCCACGTCGCCatccacatccataccatatgcAATGGTTGAATAATTCTGGGACAGTTAAGGTTTCAGCCATGATTCGTTTGTCATTTTCCATTGGTGATTATCATGGAGAGGTGGATTGTGATATTGTCCCCATGCAAGCATGCCATTTGCTGCTTGGTCGGCCCTGGCAATTTGATGTGGACTCGGTGCATTTTAGATGGTCTAACAAACACACTTTCATTCACAATGACAAGAAGGTGGTTCTTATTCCATTATCTCCAGAGGAGATACATGCTTCAGATATGGCTCGCAAGAAAAGAGAGGAATCTGACAAAAGAAAATTGAGTGAGATCCCCAACACAAGTAAGGGAGAGAGTTCTAACCCATCCAGCCACATAAAGACTCATGCCAATCCTAAACAGCCACGCCACACTGAGTGTCTCTTTGTGAGCAAGAGTGATATGAGAGAAGTGAGAAACACCACAGCCCCATTCTTTGTGCTCTTGCACAAGGAGGTCCTACTTTCAACTAACGATTTACCTTCATCGCTGCCtagtgttgttcttgatctcttacAGGACTTCgaagatgtttttcccgatgagatACCAGCTGGACTTCCTCCACTCCGTGGaattgagcatcaaattgatttggtaCCAGGTGCTTCTCTTCCAAATCGTCCAGCCTACCGCACCAATCCCACAGAgacaaaggaaattcagcgacaggtAAAAGAGCTTTTGGACAAAGGGTATGTTCGTGAATCCTTATCACCATGTGCTGTTCCCGTTCTTTTAGTTCCAAAGAAAGATGGCtcttggcgcatgtgtgttgattgtcgtGCTATCAATGCTATAACTGTTCGATATCGCCATCCCATTCCACGACttgatgacatgttagatgaattgagtggttccatcattttcaccaagattgatttgcGTAGCGGCTATCATCAAATCCGCATGAAACTtggtgatgaatggaaaacagcgtTTAAAACTAAAATTGGTCTCTATGAATGGCTTGTGATGccatttggcttgacaaatgctccttcaacttttatgcgcttaatgaaCCATGTTTTACGAGCTTTCATTGGCAAGTTTGtagttgtttattttgatgatattctgATCTATAGCAAATCATttgatgaacatcttgatcatatCCGTCAAGTACTTGCTGTTTTGAGGGAAGAGAAATTGTATGGCAACATTgctaagtgcaccttttgcacagacCGTGTTGTTTTCCTTGGCTTTGTTGTTTCCGCAGATG GTTTTTACAGGcgttttgttaaagatttcagcaccattgctgcacccctcaacaatttgacaaagaagGATGTTCCATTCAAGTGGGGTGATGAACAAGACCAAGCCTTCAATGAGCTGAAAACAAAGCTTTGTGAAGCACCGCTGCTACAACTTCCTGATTTTGGTAAGACATTTGAGatcgaatgtgatgcaagtggtattGGCATAGGAGGTGTACTACTTCAAGAAGGTAAACCTGTTGCCTACTTTTCTGAAAAGTTGAATGGTCCACATCTGAATTATTCTGTCTATGATAAAGAGCTTTATGCCTTAGTTCGAGTTTTGGAAGTTTGGCAACATTATTTGTTACCTAAAGAATTTGTCATCcattctgatcatgaagctttgaaatatctaaaaagtcaaggcaaactgaaccgtagacatgctaaATGGATTGAGTTCATTGAAACATTTCCCTATGTTGTAAAACATAAGCGTGGAAAAGATAACATTGTTGCCGATGCCTTATCACGGAGATGTGGTTTGGTTACACAATTAGATACAAAAGTGCTTGGTTTGGAATCCATTAAAACACTCTATGCAGCTGATTCTGATTTTAAAGAACCTTTCTCTCATTGCATTGCTGGAAAAGGCTGGGACAAGTATTATGTGCATGATGGTTTTTTATTTCGCACTAACAAACTATGCATTCCAGCCTGCTCGATTCGTCCGTTTCTTTTGCAGGAAGCACATGCTGGTGGCTTAGCTGGTCATTTTGGCATCAAAAAGACATTGGACATGCTCTccgatcatttcttttggccacataTGCGACGTGATGTCCAGCGACATGTTGCACGCTGCATAATCTGCTTGAAAGCTAAGTCCCGCCTTAATCCCCATGGTCTTTATACTCCATTACCAGTTTCGAATGTACCTTGGGAAgatatatccatggattttattttggggttacctcggtctcagagggggagggattctatctttgttgttgttgaccgattctctaaaatggcacattttattccatgtCATAAGAACGACGATGCTTCACACGTTGCTGATTTGTTTTTTAGGGAGATCGTTcatttacatggagtaccaaggactattgtttcagatcgggatacaaaatttctaagctatttttggaagacgttatgggctaaacttggtacaaagttgttattttccaccacttgtcatccacaaaccgat GAACAAGTTAACTTGGATGCAGTAAAGAGatcagattttctcaagaagcTACATGATGAGACAAGAAGGAATATTGAGAAGCAATCCGCACAATATGCAAAGCAAGcgaacaaaggtaagaagaaggttACATTCCAGCCCGGAGACCTCGTGCACAAGataaatgataatgcttacaaaattgagctgccacctgaatattccaat aagctagatgaCTGA